The Pasteurella multocida genome contains a region encoding:
- the modC gene encoding molybdenum ABC transporter ATP-binding protein ModC: protein MLKINVKKQLGQLALEANLQIPARGVTALFGLSGSGKTSLINLVSGLVHPDEGYISLNDRVLVDQSKAICIPAYQRHIGYVFQDARLFPHYTVKGNLCYGIKKIDLAKFDDIVSLLGIGHLLKRYPITLSGGEKQRVAIGRALLTQPEILLMDEPLSALDLPRKRELMSYLETLSKKIDIPILYVTHSIEELLRLAEYVVLLDEGKVRAFDRLESIWENPLFLPWKLEDEQSAVLSLPILHNNTGYQVTALGLQQQQIWIKAQQAEVGENIRICIKGSDVSLSLTQPEKTSIRNILHGKVKRIVERENRVDVQIEIDEKPIWATISKWALEDLALQLGQPVFAQIKAVSVL from the coding sequence ATGCTAAAGATTAATGTCAAGAAACAACTCGGTCAGCTTGCCCTTGAAGCCAATTTACAGATCCCTGCGCGTGGTGTGACCGCCCTTTTTGGACTATCCGGTTCAGGTAAAACCTCGTTAATTAATTTAGTAAGTGGCTTAGTTCATCCAGATGAGGGATATATTTCCTTAAATGATCGCGTTCTTGTGGATCAATCAAAAGCGATTTGTATTCCCGCTTATCAACGACATATCGGCTATGTTTTTCAAGATGCGCGACTATTTCCGCATTACACCGTCAAAGGTAATTTATGTTACGGCATTAAGAAAATCGATCTAGCAAAATTTGATGATATTGTGTCGTTGTTAGGCATTGGGCATTTACTCAAACGTTATCCTATTACCTTGTCTGGTGGTGAGAAACAACGTGTGGCGATTGGTCGAGCACTCTTAACACAGCCAGAAATTTTACTGATGGATGAACCGCTTTCAGCGTTAGACTTACCGCGTAAGCGTGAGTTGATGAGTTATCTAGAAACCTTATCGAAAAAGATTGATATTCCGATTTTGTATGTGACACATAGCATAGAAGAATTATTGCGTTTAGCTGAATATGTGGTATTGCTAGATGAAGGAAAAGTTCGAGCCTTTGATCGTTTAGAGTCGATTTGGGAAAATCCGTTATTCTTACCTTGGAAATTAGAGGATGAGCAAAGTGCGGTTCTTTCTTTGCCAATTTTACACAACAATACTGGCTATCAAGTCACCGCTCTTGGTTTACAGCAACAACAGATTTGGATTAAGGCGCAACAAGCAGAAGTAGGGGAAAACATCCGTATTTGTATTAAAGGCTCCGATGTATCGCTTAGTTTAACACAACCAGAAAAAACCAGTATTCGTAATATTCTACACGGTAAAGTGAAGCGTATTGTTGAACGAGAAAATCGTGTAGATGTGCAGATTGAGATTGATGAAAAGCCAATTTGGGCGACCATTAGTAAATGGGCATTAGAAGACTTGGCATTACAGCTTGGGCAACCAGTCTTTGCGCAAATTAAAGCTGTTTCGGTACTTTAA